The following are from one region of the Ptychodera flava strain L36383 chromosome 15, AS_Pfla_20210202, whole genome shotgun sequence genome:
- the LOC139150855 gene encoding uncharacterized protein isoform X1, which translates to MELDGFASGSGGAASSAATVPPPSYEEAVPLRSLENTAESSSDRSYVLMFRDFFPACLQRGGFLKEIIYERFNVVMDRANEWLRINPSVEVKSCESLEKKADQNSQVDPNESTRYESGKAPQYMVRGLRLWFCPRRSPGGPDQLGYINCVPACLRKGGWLHYPEFETMGVTLANLNRFLRERPIPGHIVTVETQDIKVYGNWSAKGVDPDQSCWYESGKAHKLFLFIVRIFYVIGQPHYEQIDMADFVPEVLGKGGMFSEPTAEPFSAVVAKAHNWIQGHNVRVSNVQTVDVKIRRESFSGPLVIDAQKSSYTEYGKANTYFIRILRVILLQSGVSIPPTPPLTLTYRTFVPCQLTTGGALIMAQYEDQKQTMFRIMAWLRTTGAVVFGAETFEIKLWYYDRFAANIERTIYYESGKAADYFVTAIRVYINGSYREPSAELLPSVPEIRNDDCCLIL; encoded by the exons ATGGAATTGGACGGTTTTGCTTCGGGGAGTGGCGGAGCTGCATCTAGCGCAGCTACAGTTCCACCGCCGTCCTATGAGGAGGCCGTGCCATTGCGTTCGCTCGAAAATACCGCGGAATCATCATCAGACAGGTCGTACGTTCTCATGTTCAGGGATTTCTTTCCAGCTTGCCTTCAACGGGGTGGATTCCTTAAGGAGATAATCTACGAGAGATTCAA TGTGGTGATGGACAGGGCCAACGAATGGTTGCGTATCAACCCCAGTGTGGAAGTCAAGAGCTGCGAGAGTCTGGAGAAGAAGGCAGACCAGAACAGCCAGGTCGATCCTAATGAATCAACGAGGTACGAGAGTGGAAAAGCGCCACAGTACATGGTACGGGGGTTGAG GCTGTGGTTTTGTCCTCGACGTTCCCCTGGAGGACCTGACCAGCTGGGGTACATCAACTGTGTGCCGGCTTGTCTCAGAAAAGGCGGGTGGCTTCACTATCCGGAATTCGAAACGATGGGTGTCACGTTAGCCAATCTCAACAGATTTCTGAGAGAAAGGCCGATACCAG GTCACATCGTAACAGTTGAAACACAGGATATTAAAGTTTATGGGAACTGGTCGGCGAAAGGAGTTGACCCTGATCAGAGCTGTTGGTATGAGAGCGGAAAAGCACATAAACTCTTTCTGTTTATCGTTCGTATTTTCTACGTCATTGGTCAGCCACACTACGAGCAAATAG ATATGGCAGACTTTGTACCGGAGGTGCTTGGTAAAGGGGGAATGTTCAGCGAACCAACCGCCGAGCCCTTCAGTGCAGTAGTAGCCAAAGCACACAACTGGATACAGGGACACAATGTCAGAGTCTCCAATGTTCAGACAGTTGATGTTAAAATACGCAGAGAGTC attttcaggaCCCCTTGTTATCGATGCACAAAAATCATCGTACACGGAATACGGCAAAGCTAACACCTACTTCATTCGCATACTTCGTGTTATATTACTACAGTCAGGTGTATCCATTCCACCGACTCCACCCTTGACCCTAACCTACCGGACGTTTGTTCCGTGCCAGCTTACGACCGGAGGAGCTCTAATTATGGCTCAATATGAAGATCAAAAACAGACAATGTTTAGGATAATGGCGTGGCTACGAACTACCG GAGCCGTTGTCTTCGGAGCAGAAACATTTGAAATAAAGCTATGGTATTACGACCGTTTTGCGGCGAACATAGAACGTACAATTTATTACGAGAGTGGCAAGGCAGCAGACTACTTCGTAACTGCCATTCGTGTCTACATAAATGGATCGTATCGAGAACCATCAGCGGAATTACTGCCCTCAGTTCCAGAGATTCGAAACGACGATTGCTGTCTCATACTGTAA
- the LOC139150855 gene encoding uncharacterized protein isoform X2 — protein sequence MELDGFASGSGGAASSAATVPPPSYEEAVPLRSLENTAESSSDRSYVLMFRDFFPACLQRGGFLKEIIYERFNVVMDRANEWLRINPSVEVKSCESLEKKADQNSQVDPNESTRYESGKAPQYMVRGLRLWFCPRRSPGGPDQLGYINCVPACLRKGGWLHYPEFETMGVTLANLNRFLRERPIPGHIVTVETQDIKVYGNWSAKGVDPDQSCWYESGKAHKLFLFIVRIFYVIGQPHYEQIGPLVIDAQKSSYTEYGKANTYFIRILRVILLQSGVSIPPTPPLTLTYRTFVPCQLTTGGALIMAQYEDQKQTMFRIMAWLRTTGAVVFGAETFEIKLWYYDRFAANIERTIYYESGKAADYFVTAIRVYINGSYREPSAELLPSVPEIRNDDCCLIL from the exons ATGGAATTGGACGGTTTTGCTTCGGGGAGTGGCGGAGCTGCATCTAGCGCAGCTACAGTTCCACCGCCGTCCTATGAGGAGGCCGTGCCATTGCGTTCGCTCGAAAATACCGCGGAATCATCATCAGACAGGTCGTACGTTCTCATGTTCAGGGATTTCTTTCCAGCTTGCCTTCAACGGGGTGGATTCCTTAAGGAGATAATCTACGAGAGATTCAA TGTGGTGATGGACAGGGCCAACGAATGGTTGCGTATCAACCCCAGTGTGGAAGTCAAGAGCTGCGAGAGTCTGGAGAAGAAGGCAGACCAGAACAGCCAGGTCGATCCTAATGAATCAACGAGGTACGAGAGTGGAAAAGCGCCACAGTACATGGTACGGGGGTTGAG GCTGTGGTTTTGTCCTCGACGTTCCCCTGGAGGACCTGACCAGCTGGGGTACATCAACTGTGTGCCGGCTTGTCTCAGAAAAGGCGGGTGGCTTCACTATCCGGAATTCGAAACGATGGGTGTCACGTTAGCCAATCTCAACAGATTTCTGAGAGAAAGGCCGATACCAG GTCACATCGTAACAGTTGAAACACAGGATATTAAAGTTTATGGGAACTGGTCGGCGAAAGGAGTTGACCCTGATCAGAGCTGTTGGTATGAGAGCGGAAAAGCACATAAACTCTTTCTGTTTATCGTTCGTATTTTCTACGTCATTGGTCAGCCACACTACGAGCAAATAG gaCCCCTTGTTATCGATGCACAAAAATCATCGTACACGGAATACGGCAAAGCTAACACCTACTTCATTCGCATACTTCGTGTTATATTACTACAGTCAGGTGTATCCATTCCACCGACTCCACCCTTGACCCTAACCTACCGGACGTTTGTTCCGTGCCAGCTTACGACCGGAGGAGCTCTAATTATGGCTCAATATGAAGATCAAAAACAGACAATGTTTAGGATAATGGCGTGGCTACGAACTACCG GAGCCGTTGTCTTCGGAGCAGAAACATTTGAAATAAAGCTATGGTATTACGACCGTTTTGCGGCGAACATAGAACGTACAATTTATTACGAGAGTGGCAAGGCAGCAGACTACTTCGTAACTGCCATTCGTGTCTACATAAATGGATCGTATCGAGAACCATCAGCGGAATTACTGCCCTCAGTTCCAGAGATTCGAAACGACGATTGCTGTCTCATACTGTAA
- the LOC139150857 gene encoding gamma-glutamylcyclotransferase-like gives MATFKYFGYASNLLEERIRVGCPTVKFCTIAKLKDYKFSFNNAPDFESPWQGSTANILPSPGDVTWGAVWEIGTQYIDALNREDAVDRGIYRNIEVQVETPEGEKISCRCLEMCSPLPEVGFPSPQYLSVIVDGAVQRGLPEDYIKMLKSTPHNGFTGEVAIMEEIKEKGKNTHPL, from the exons ATGGCTACATTTAAATACTTTGGCTACGCAAGTAATCTGCTGGAAGAACGTATCAGAGTGGGATGTCCAACGGTCAAATTCTGCACTATAGCCAAACTAAAG GACTATAAGTTTTCCTTCAACAATGCACCAGATTTCGAGAGTCCTTGGCAAGGTTCTACAGCAAACATCCTACCCTCACCCGGTGACGTGACATGGGGCGCTGTTTGGGAGATCGGAACTCAGTACATTGACGCACTTAATCG GGAAGACGCAGTTGACAGGGGCATCTATCGCAATATCGAAGTCCAAGTGGAAACGCCAGAAGGTGAAAAAATATCTTGCCGCTGTCTAGAAATGTGTAGCCCACTGCCTGAGGTAGGATTTCCCTCCCCACAGTATCTGAGTGTTATCGTCGATGGAGCTGTTCAAAGAGGCTTGCCCGAAGACTACATCAAAATGTTGAAGTCAACTCCTCATAATGGGTTCACGGGCGAAGTTGCAATCATGGAAGAAATAAAAGagaaaggcaaaaatactcatCCGTTGTAG